The window TTATTCTCTGCTcagttaatttcatttaagctCAGTGTAAATTATGTGGATCGtgcatttgaagttaaattcaACACTCTgtccatatatatattacttatattattattatagcgaaAGTTAGTTGCTGAAACAGTCACAGGGAACGATGGATATCCAGTTTATCGTCGGCGTTCAAAAGAAGATAACGGTCGAACTATCAAAGTTAAAGTTCAAAATCAAGAGATTGAGATCGGAAATGAATTCATTGTACCATATTGCCCGCTGCTATCACGAATTTTCGAAACACATGCAAACGTTGAGAGTTGTCATTCGGCCaaatcaatcaaatatttgtgCAAGTACGTCACAAAAGGCAGCGACATGGCTGTGTTTGGTATTGCGTCGGAAAATGTGAATGACGAAATCAGCAACTTCCAAATGGGCAGATACGTCAGTACTAATGAAGCACTGTGGCGATTATTGTCATTTCAAATTCATGAAAGATATCCCACAGTTGTACATTTAGCAGTGCATTTGGAAAATGGCCAAAGAGTTTACTTCACTGAGGCTAATGCGGCACAACGAGCTGAGAGACCACCATCGACAACATTGACTAGCTTCTTTGCAATGTGTGAAGCAGATCCATTCGCAGCGACGCTGATGTACGTTGAAATGCCCAAGTATTACACTTGGAATCAATCAACAAGAAATTCAAACGTCGCAAACAAGGAACCCCAGTTCCAGACTGGCCACAGGTGTTTTCAACTGATGCACTAGGTCGTATGTACACTGTTCATCCTAGAAAcgatgaatgtttttatttgcgACTGCTGTTAGTAAATGTACGTGGACCGAAATCATTTGCGCATTTGAAAACTGTGAATGGCCACCAATGCCAAACATATCGAGAAGCATGTCAACTATTGGGTTTGCTGGAGAACGATTCTCATTGGGATTTAACACTTGCAGATTCAGTTGTTTCATCAAATGCGTACCAAATACGAACGCTGTTCACAATTATCATCACCACATGTTTTCCTTCACAACCAATTCAGTTATGGAACAAATACAAAGACGCCATATGTGAAGATATCTTGCATCGCTTGCGTATTCAAACGAATAATCCTGACATCCAAATAACCGATGAAATCTACAATGAAGGATTGATTCTGATTGAGGATCAATGCTTGACTATTGCAAACAAGCTACTGATTGAAGTAGGAATGATTGCGCCAAATCGATCGATGCACGATGCATTCAACCAAGAATTAAATCGAGAGCTGCAATACAATGTTGATACATTGCAGGAATTCGTTAGAAATAATGTTCCGTTGCTGAATGAACAGCAAAAACAagtatacaaaacattaatgcAAGCGGTGGACAATAATACTGGTGGTCTATTCTTCCTGGATGCACCTGGAGGAACAGGGAAAACATTTGTCATTTCATTGATTTTGGCCACTATTCGATCAAGATGTGACATAGCTTTGGCGTTAGCATCATCTGGAATTGCGGCGACTCCTTCTAGATGGCGGTCGTACTGCACATTCTGCGCTTAAGTTGCCACtcaatttaaacacaattgaTACTCCAACGTGCAATATTTCCCGATCCAGTGCAATGGGAAAATTGTTAATGCAATGCAAGCTCATTGTTTGGGATGAGTGCACAATGGCACATAAGAAATCACTTGAAGCACTTAACTTCACACTGAAGGATCTTCGGAGAAATAACAACATCTTTGGCGGCTTGATGATATTGTTGGCAGGCGATTTCAGGCAGACGTTGCCAGTAGTTCCCCGTGGAACGCCTGCAGATGAATTGAATGCTTGCCTAAAGGCATCACCTTTATGGAATAACGTAAAAACATTATCGCTAACCACTAATATGAgagttcaacttcaaaatgatCAAAGTGCTGCACAATTTTCCAAACAATTGTTAGATCTTGGAAATGGAAAAGTCCCAGTTGATGCGACATCTGGATTAATTACTCTTACCAACGACTTTTGCCGATTTGTAGACACTCAATTAGttcttattgaaaatgttttcccAAACATTAGTGagaattataagaattatgcTTGGTTAAGTGAACGAGCAATTCTTGCAGCAAAGAATAATGATGTCCACCCACTGAATTTCACCATTCAATCAAAAATTGCTGGCGATTTGGTGACATACAAATCCGTTGATTCAATAACAAATCCCGATGATGTAGTAAATTATCCAACGGAGTTTTTGAACTCTCTGGAGATACCAGGATTTCCACCACATAACTTGCAACTGAAAGTTGGTACAGTTATTTTGATACTGCGTAATTTGAATCCACCGCGACTTTGCAACGGTACTCGACTTTCGGTAAAGAGACTTATGCCGAATTTAATTGAGGCAACCATTATTAACGGAAAGTACGCAggtgaaaatgtatgtattcctCGAATACCAATGATTCCGACTGATTTTCCGTTTGACTTCAAACGATTGCAATTCCCAGTTCGCCTTGCGTTCGCAATGACAATAAGTCGCAAGGCCAATCGCTTAGTGTTTGCGGGATAAATTTggaaaatcattgtttttcaCATGGACAGTTATACGTTGCGTGTTCACGAGTTGGGAAACCATCCGCTTTGTTTGTGTTAACGTCAgaccaaaaaacaaaaaatgtggtTTACCAAAGAGCACTACaatgaaacaattaaataacacttcattttagtaggtaattgaaatgaatttattactgttgtgaaatgaaataaatattttccttttcaaatatataacaaaaaaaattttttttcttatctttTAATCACCAAACGAAATGTTACATAAAACGAATCTGGTGGCGAAAcggagtatataatataatatatattataatataatatatattattgataaagattataatattgaatccactgagatagataagaatataagataagtatattcttatctatctcagtgattgaatcattgataatatatatattatctatgtattgaatataaaatttctttatcattatcaattattatgttttatcaattgaatcaaaatatcaatCTAAGACCGtgatatcaattatcatttatcaataataagcaGTGATAACGGATCAATAATCCAGATTCGAGATCaacaaaatttatacttaacattttataatgaaataatattattttaatagtttattatttattataacatttttacatagataatagcaataataacaataacagtaataacataatatatatttttgtaaatttagttaaattactttaatgtaCTTTCAAAATGCCCACCGTTATTTGATACACATTTTTCGTATCGTGTTAATATTGATGACGTCACAGACTTCAACATTTCCGACGTTAGGGATGAGCATGCCGCAATGATACGTtctttcaaaattttcaagtgAAGAAGATTGTTCAGTATAAACACGATCTTTTAAATAtccccataaaaaaaaaaccagtggAGTAAGATCTGGAGAACGTGGTGGCCATTTAACTGGACCGTTTGTACATGTCCATCGCAAAGGAAAAGTATTGTTCAAATAATCTTTAACTATATTGGAATTGTGTGGTGGAGCTCCATCTAGCTGTACCCACATACATTACCGAGTACGAAGAGGAACATTTTCTAGTAATAATGGCAAAATGTTTTcaagaaaatacaaataacgtACACCTGTTAATGTTCCCTCATAAAAGTAAGGTCCtattaatgtgttatttaatataccacaCCATACATTTATGGACCATCGAACTTGGGACTTTGTTTCTCTTGTCCAAAATGGATTTGTATCATTCCAATAATGTGCGTTATGGCGATTTACCATGCCATTATTGCTAAAACGACTTTCATCAGTCCATACAATTTTGTTCAATATGTTGCTATCTTGATCATATAAACTAACAATTTCTGATATGAATTGCAGTATTCTTTCTGGATCAGATGGTTTTAACTCTTGAACACAATGCAATTTGAATgggtgaaataaattattttttaatatccgaTGTACAGTTGATCTACTGATATCTGTTTGCCGAGCTACGGTTCTTATTGATGCGTGAAGAGTGACACTAAATGCAGCTAAAACATCAACAGTATGAGAACCATCTGCAGCAGTGTAATGTTTTAATCGACGGCCATTAAGAAAGCTAcctgtataaaattttttttaaaattgatttaatgatttatttttaaatttatcaatgcactattgaataatatgcatattgattctatgataatatttgatgtaattattgtcttaacgatacctattaattcaagttcatgtttatataatatttaatttaatttatattatacttgtattatagactatctatgtatatatatttttttttcaataaaatcttgTTGCTCTTTTATCTAGTATGCGTTtagttctttaaaaaatacatttacctatttaaattattgtcaaatattaaaaattaattctacctGTTTGGCGTAATGTCTTTTCTACATTGACAAATGTAGCTCGTGAAGGTTGTTTTCGTTCTGGAAACTTTTGTAAGTATTGACGATTGGCATTTAGTGAACTTTTATcacattcataaaaaatagctAACATATCAGAATACTCTGTATTGCTATAAATAGCAgtcatcattaaattaattttaattaattaatataaaagcaaAAATTTTCGGAAACCTCAAGTAAGAGTAGGTAAACCAAAGTTAggtttaaagattttttaaagtttaaaaaaagaatgtgGATTTCCAAAACCATGATATGAAATCTTATCTGatctcaattattattttataaatagtaattattagttttattcaaCAGGAAATTCTGACTCtcagtattttatacataggtacatatttatgtGGTACTTCTTGTTTCATATCTTGTTTGATACTTGCATTGAAAGGTACACATTTCACTTTCTTTGtcggttattttatttaaagtaaaataaatataattaaaaatggaagTTTTTGAAGATGTTGGAGCATTATACTgcgagtatataaaaaataataaggatGACGCAATGACTGAATTAGAGTTTTTTAAATCTGCATTTAAAGATGCCATGACGAAATGGACACTCTACGTCAGGTATGTGAgaattgaaattgaatatgtaaatcaatttttatatcttattaatttttatactctaaaaataagaataataaacatactataatacacaaatttacatcaatatcatacattagaaaaacaactgaaaagtaaaaaagttGAAAGCAGTTTTTATGCTGAGAATGTGGTATATCTTCAGACCAAAAATAAGTCATTGACAGAAGAAATTGTAAGTGCCCAAtgcataataaacaataataataataataaaaaa is drawn from Aphis gossypii isolate Hap1 unplaced genomic scaffold, ASM2018417v2 Contig00900, whole genome shotgun sequence and contains these coding sequences:
- the LOC126555540 gene encoding uncharacterized protein LOC126555540 gives rise to the protein RKLVAETVTGNDGYPVYRRRSKEDNGRTIKVKVQNQEIEIGNEFIVPYCPLLSRIFETHANVESCHSAKSIKYLCKYVTKGSDMAVFGIASENVNDEISNFQMGRYVSTNEALWRLLSFQIHERYPTVVHLAVHLENGQRVYFTEANAAQRAERPPSTTLTSFFAMCEADPFAATLMYVEMPKYYTWNQSTRNSNVANKEPQFQTGHRCFQLMH
- the LOC126555536 gene encoding uncharacterized protein LOC126555536 is translated as MGKLLMQCKLIVWDECTMAHKKSLEALNFTLKDLRRNNNIFGGLMILLAGDFRQTLPVVPRGTPADELNACLKASPLWNNVKTLSLTTNMRVQLQNDQSAAQFSKQLLDLGNGKVPVDATSGLITLTNDFCRFVDTQLVLIENVFPNISENYKNYAWLSERAILAAKNNDVHPLNFTIQSKIAGDLVTYKSVDSITNPDDVVNYPTEFLNSLEIPGFPPHNLQLKVGTVILILRNLNPPRLCNGTRLSVKRLMPNLIEATIINGKYAGENVCIPRIPMIPTDFPFDFKRLQFPVRLAFAMTISRKANRLVFAG